Proteins from one Bacteroides zhangwenhongii genomic window:
- a CDS encoding glycoside hydrolase family 95 protein, translating into MKRLIVFISIFFMNYAGVTLYAQNSSKRVADVETNQSKKSVLWYNEPAPNSGSVSRVKSRGFPYDEDWERWSLPIGNGYMGASVFGRTDTERIQLTEKTLGNKGPYNRGGLTSFADIYLDIHHQVPMNYRRVLSLDDAISTVSYEYDGVNYMREYFANYPSNVIVVKLKADKPGKVTFLLRPVLPYLREYNDEKNGRTGRVSAQGDLITMTGEVQFFRLPYEAQIKVLPSGGMMSAFNDADGDHGMIQVNNADSVVLLIAAGTSYQLNETLFTLAPENKFTGNEHPHAAVTRRIAQAIQKGEAALRMEHLKDYRELYGRVELSLTNKQSNIPTDRLLLDYKNGKEKRYLEELLFQYGRYLLIASSRKGALPPNLQGVWSQYDYSPWSGGYWHNINIQMNYWPVFNTNLAELFESYVDYNEAFRKEANQKAIAYLKKYNPSALAADPEENGWTIGTGANAFAIPGPGGHSGPGTGGFTTKLFWDYYDFTRDEKILREHTYPAILGMSKFLSKTLRLSPDGFLLAEPSASPEQRHQGEYYQTKGCTFDQSMIYENHNDVLKAAHILKIKDPFLRLVKEQIGKLDAIHIGESGQIKEYREEKKYSDIGDPHHRHISHLCALYPGTLINGTTLEWMKASIVTLDNRGDKSTGWAMAHRLNLWARTKDGNRAFKLYQQLLKTGILENLWDVHPPFQIDGNFGATAGVAEMLLQSHEGYIEPLPALPDAWSSGSYKGLVARGNFVCSVKWSNKQITRMQILSRSGGECILKCNHAGTVAVNAEDGRKVKVKVLGEHLISFATKAGGTYDIRNL; encoded by the coding sequence ATGAAGAGATTGATTGTATTCATAAGCATATTCTTTATGAATTATGCAGGTGTCACTCTATATGCGCAGAACTCTTCGAAAAGAGTTGCCGATGTGGAGACTAACCAAAGTAAGAAAAGTGTATTATGGTATAATGAACCTGCGCCTAACAGTGGTTCTGTGAGTCGTGTTAAGAGCAGGGGCTTTCCTTACGATGAAGATTGGGAGCGTTGGAGTCTACCTATCGGAAACGGATATATGGGAGCGTCGGTTTTCGGACGTACGGATACTGAACGCATCCAACTGACCGAGAAAACACTTGGAAACAAAGGGCCTTATAACAGGGGAGGCCTTACCAGTTTTGCGGATATTTACCTGGATATCCATCATCAGGTTCCCATGAACTATCGTCGTGTGCTGTCTCTTGACGATGCTATCTCTACGGTCAGTTACGAGTACGATGGTGTAAATTATATGCGGGAGTATTTCGCCAATTATCCCAGTAATGTCATTGTTGTCAAACTGAAAGCGGACAAACCAGGAAAGGTGACTTTTCTTCTTCGGCCGGTTCTTCCCTATTTGCGTGAATATAATGACGAGAAGAACGGGCGGACGGGACGTGTGTCTGCGCAAGGCGATTTGATTACCATGACTGGGGAAGTCCAGTTCTTCCGTCTTCCGTACGAAGCCCAAATCAAGGTGTTGCCAAGTGGTGGTATGATGAGTGCTTTTAATGATGCAGACGGAGACCACGGGATGATTCAGGTGAACAATGCGGATAGTGTCGTTCTGCTGATTGCTGCCGGGACTTCTTACCAGTTGAACGAGACCTTGTTCACGCTTGCACCGGAAAATAAGTTTACTGGCAATGAACATCCTCATGCAGCTGTGACCCGGCGCATCGCACAAGCTATACAAAAGGGAGAAGCTGCGTTAAGGATGGAGCATCTGAAGGATTATAGAGAGTTGTATGGCCGCGTCGAGCTGTCTCTGACAAATAAACAGTCGAATATTCCCACCGACCGGTTGTTGCTGGATTATAAGAATGGCAAGGAGAAAAGGTATCTGGAAGAGTTGCTTTTCCAGTATGGACGCTATCTGCTGATTGCTTCCTCGCGGAAGGGGGCGTTACCACCTAATTTGCAAGGAGTATGGAGTCAGTACGATTATTCGCCATGGTCAGGAGGGTATTGGCATAATATCAACATTCAGATGAACTATTGGCCGGTATTCAATACAAACCTTGCGGAACTGTTCGAGTCATATGTGGATTATAACGAGGCGTTCCGCAAGGAGGCGAATCAAAAGGCCATTGCCTATCTTAAGAAGTATAACCCTTCTGCTTTGGCTGCCGATCCGGAAGAGAACGGATGGACTATCGGTACGGGAGCCAATGCGTTCGCCATCCCCGGTCCCGGCGGACACTCCGGACCGGGAACGGGCGGATTCACCACGAAACTGTTTTGGGATTATTATGACTTTACGCGCGACGAGAAAATCCTGCGTGAACATACTTATCCCGCCATTTTGGGGATGTCGAAATTCTTGAGCAAGACGTTGAGGCTTTCACCCGACGGCTTTTTACTGGCAGAGCCGTCCGCTTCGCCCGAACAGCGTCATCAGGGAGAATATTATCAGACTAAAGGATGCACGTTCGACCAAAGCATGATTTACGAGAATCATAATGATGTGTTGAAGGCTGCACATATCTTGAAAATCAAAGACCCGTTTCTCCGGCTTGTCAAGGAGCAAATCGGCAAATTGGATGCTATCCATATTGGAGAATCCGGACAAATCAAGGAATATCGGGAAGAAAAGAAGTACAGTGATATCGGCGACCCACATCATCGTCATATCTCCCACTTATGTGCACTCTATCCGGGAACTCTTATCAATGGTACTACTCTTGAATGGATGAAGGCTTCCATTGTCACGTTGGACAATCGTGGAGATAAATCGACAGGTTGGGCAATGGCACACCGGTTGAACCTATGGGCTCGTACGAAGGATGGAAACAGGGCTTTTAAATTGTATCAGCAATTGTTGAAAACCGGCATACTGGAGAATTTATGGGATGTGCATCCGCCTTTCCAGATAGATGGTAATTTCGGGGCAACAGCCGGAGTGGCGGAAATGCTTCTTCAAAGTCACGAAGGATATATCGAACCTCTTCCGGCCTTGCCGGATGCATGGTCAAGCGGCTCTTATAAGGGGCTGGTGGCTCGTGGGAACTTTGTTTGTTCCGTGAAGTGGAGCAACAAGCAAATCACCCGTATGCAGATTTTATCAAGAAGTGGCGGCGAATGTATTTTGAAATGTAACCATGCAGGAACGGTAGCAGTCAATGCGGAAGACGGACGGAAAGTGAAAGTAAAGGTTCTGGGAGAACATCTCATCAGTTTTGCCACAAAAGCGGGCGGGACTTATGACATTCGGAATTTATAG